ATTACTTAGCAGTATATAGCACAAAATGCGCGCATACGGGAGGTAAAGAGTCAAAAAAATCATCAACCAAGTTGATTAATCTAAATAATTTACTAGGTAAGAATACAAATGAGCAAAAATGGGAGCATCagcaaaaacaaaatgaagcaGAGGAGAAAAGAggacaaaaaaatgaaagagtTGAGGacaaggaaaatataaaaaaagatgataaggataaaaatacaaatcgTATGCTTCTCCTCTTAAATTGTGTGGAGGTGCCACACAGAAGGGACAACATTAACAATGAGAACAGTGGAAACAGTGGAAACAGTGGAAACAGTGGAAACAGTGGAAACAGTGAGAACAATGAGAACAGTGGGAACAATGAGAACAGTGAGAATAGTGGGAACAATGAGAACAGTGAGAATAGTGGGAACAATGAGAACAATGAGAACGATAACGATGCTCGAGAAAAGGGGAGTTTTAATATGCTAGCTAATAACTCAACAAAACTAATTCAGCTCGAACAGGAAACGGAGGGGACTTATTATGACTGTAACAATACCGAGGAGGTAGAGATGGGTGAAGAGGGCAGTAAAGGTAGCACAAGTGGTAGGGGAAGTAGAAATGGTAATACCCGAAACGCTGGTGGCATAAtggagaaaaataaatttcaaaaaatgggCATGTATGAAACACAGAATAACCAAATaattaatgataatgattATAGTAACATGTACATTTCAAGTGCTAAAAGTAAGATGCCCTTTTGAATTGTTCTCTATGTTTTTaactattattatgtaaaacAAAGTTCGGCAgttattgaaatatatatgtattttaaattatttacccACGTGCAGGTTTGCATGGgggtatatgtgtatgtgtgggTGTATATATGTGGGCATgcttatacacatatatatatatatattatatatatatatatatatatatatatatatgtatatgtacaagAGCCCACCCACGAAAAAAATTCCTATTTGATATAATTAGTGACGACTTATAAATTTTGTGAAATATATGATTCCGTAACTACAAGAAattatgcatacataatatattgaCTTAAATGTAGTAATAagaaggaaagaaaaaaaaaaaaaaaaaaaaaaaaaaagcggaAGTTTGTATGATGTTTTATCTTGTGACATTCTGCGTGCAGCATTCTACGAGCAAAGTAAAAACTTTTTGTAGCTCAACGCTTTTTCGTTTGATGTTTTATATCTTATCGTTTTAAATACCTTTTAAgtgtgtaaattttttttttttttttttttctatcattatttatttcattattcttatatttgcAAGTGTTTATtcaaagaaaattttaatttctgtATTATGGAAAAACTTAATATAGTattgataaattaaaaaaaaatataaagtaaattGTGCATGTTACATGCTTGATAcagaatatatacaaatatttatgttcGAAATAAATCTTCAACTTTTTAGCATATAATTTGTATGAATTAACCTCTCCCCCACTTccctcaaaaaaaaaaaaaaaaaaaaaaaaaaaaggacctGATCAGGCAAGGGAGTAATCAAATGAATACACGTGGAAATGCGCAAAAATTAGTAGTTTAATTTCACTAGGAAAAAGGGGCACATATTattacattcatatataggtatatggatatgcttatacatatatacgtacgtaaACGAATACATACAATGACGTCCTACGTgcgcacatatacatatatacatatatatatatatatcgcGTCGTACGAAAAAAACTTAGGACTTGGTTAacatactttttaatttctgCAAAATGCTTTGTTTCAAGTTAGGCTGCGTAAAATAGTTAGCGGCATATTCATAGACATCGTCTGGTTTCTCTTTCAATATATCACACAAGAAGATATGTATGatgtattttaaaactttatttttttttaaatacatttcattttgcattattttgcgtattttaaaattttctactTGCACTTTTTGCTCCTCGGacaaatcaaataaaaagactttttttttttcaaatttattcTTATCATGTTCTCTCTCAAATATGATATGTTCACCTTTATCTGTAACagaatttttcatttccgttattattattttccaaGTAGATGCATGTTAGATACAAAAATGTTGTAACATGCGCAACGTGAAACAAAAGAATGGGACATGCTTAAGACGTCCGATGGATTTACACATATGCcaatgcatatatgtatatatacacacatatatatatatatatatatatatatatatatgtacacccGTACACACTGATACTGCTACGTTTAACGTGCGTTTTACGAGCTAAagcttaaattttttttttatcttttttgtcACTTTCGCACGGTTTACTACTAAAGGAGCGCAATTCTTACCATCAGTTGACGAGTTATTCAGATTATTCGTCAAGAAATAGCTAGGttcaattttttgaaaatcgAGTGAAGAAAATGCTAGATTTCCATTTAAAGAAGTAGGTAAATTAAGAAACTTATCATCCgtctcattttttaatttttcttcaaaatatattatagaattattttctgacgtattaaaattattcatttgaaataagtttttttttttttttttttaaatatttttctttttttttaaatatttttcttttttatgatattataaggtgaaaattttaacatgtacatgtgttcaggaaaaaaaaaaaaaaaaaatggtaaaaagcttgatgataatataaattaaacaaggactttttatatatatacacatttttttgtGCTTTCTAATTTGTACAGTTATGATGATCATATTTGTAGTTTTCTAAATGACAAtgaaatatgataaaaattggCAGGATCAAAAACACATAACCGTGCTAAAATAACGGCATATAAAAATTCGAGCGTAGATATTCCTGATTTGCACATTTATTTACcgacatacatacatgcggTCTTGCATATCCCCCCACACATACATGCACGTCCTCATGAGAATCTATATTGTGAGCACGACAGAGATTCGCACTTGTGTGCGGTACAGCCAAATATGCAAaatggattaaaaaaaaaaaaaaaaaaaaaatattatgaacgttcataaataattattcgaACTTATTCTTGcatgttcataaaattttaataaaattattccaCCATTGTATGCATCGATTTTATCATATCacttcttaatatttttactcaATTGAAAATTAAGCTTGTCCACTTAGAAGTTATTCGGTGTTCTTAGGACTATATAAATTGATTTAAATACACATTTCGAAAgctcttttttcttatggTTACAAATGGTATaaggaaattttttaaacattaatGCCGTTAAATTATTCGAATAAATTAATCTGATAAGTTACTCCCGACAGGTGTAAACTGTTTATTTAtggaatattaataaaaatttaaaacggAACAAAAGGGAAAAAGCTATAAGTAATCTGCGCGCACGCATacgaataaataaacatgtatatacgtacatacatacacacacacatatgtatgtacatgtatatatataaaagtattcaTGTTATTAGGAAACGGAAAGGATAAAAAAGGCGCCCATTCCGAGGGACAAGAACAAAAACTTAAATGGAGATggcataatttaaaatatttttaaaacaaacaATCAATGCGGGTAATTCAAAATGTTCCCACAAAAGGGGGAAAAACGGGGAAAGTAGGTGAGACAAAAAAGATAAGAGACGAGATAAAAGACAAAtgacaaaacaaaaaaggaacaaaggATAAGAGATAAAAGACAAAAGTGGGAAGTACAGTGTTGCACCATAATTAAGGTGCAGTACATCCTTTAACgaatttaagaaatatataacataatgaataaatagcaaaagaaataaattaagtGTAAATGCAGCCATTCGTAAATGAGGTCATGCGCGCATGGATATTTTTCAGTAGTGCCGCCTCCGCTATTACAGCCCGACCTGCTCACCctttttcaataaataaaaattgtgcAAACTTATGGCTACATTCGTATGTACCTCCTCTGATTGCTCGCTTCAGTGTTCCTGttcctcttcctcttcctcattttcattttcattttcattttcatgtTCATTTGCAtgctcttttatttttattttattttttttttttttcgttgaTTTTTCCCCAAATGATGATCGTAATTTAAATTGCTGCCTTGGAAAGAAAGACGATGTCTATTTGTTAAGGGCATTTCACCAGTTTTAAAATagcaaataaatttttttaataaacttGCCAATATCCACTGATCGAGCTGATCAAAGAAAGAAATCAAAATGTGGATATAAATAT
This genomic interval from Plasmodium brasilianum strain Bolivian I chromosome 13, whole genome shotgun sequence contains the following:
- a CDS encoding hypothetical protein (conserved Plasmodium protein), producing the protein MNNFNTSENNSIIYFEEKLKNETDDKFLNLPTSLNGNLAFSSLDFQKIEPSYFLTNNLNNSSTDDKGEHIIFEREHDKNKFEKKKVFLFDLSEEQKVQVENFKIRKIMQNEMYLKKNKVLKYIIHIFLCDILKEKPDDVYEYAANYFTQPNLKQSILQKLKSMLTKS